The following are encoded in a window of Diorhabda sublineata isolate icDioSubl1.1 chromosome 3, icDioSubl1.1, whole genome shotgun sequence genomic DNA:
- the LOC130442129 gene encoding uncharacterized protein LOC130442129 isoform X1, translated as MKLEITYTFALTKMTAVIRPLIICGPSGVGKSTLVAKILEEYPEKFGFSVSHTTRKPRPGEKDGVHYHFTTVEKMKNAIADGNFIESAVFSGNMYGTSKMAVQEIANNGKVCILDIDVQGVKQIKCTDLNAWSIFVKPPSLDALKERLLSRKTETEESLQKRLGIAEEEIKYGITPGNFDLVIVNDDFERAYKEFKDFIVNNVLVFRCNV; from the exons ATGAAGCTGGAAATTACTTATACCTTTG cTTTGACGAAGATGACGGCCGTTATTCGCCCCCTAATAATATGCGGACCATCGGGGGTAGGAAAAAGTACGCTGGTTGCGAAAATTTTGGAAGAATATCCcgaaaaatttggtttttccgtCAGCCACACGACGCGGAAACCTAGACCGGGTGAAAAAGACGGCGTTCATTACCATTTCACTACggtagaaaaaatgaaaaatgccaTAGCCGATGGCAATTTTATAGAAAGTGCAGTATTCAGTGGAAATATGTACGGTACCAGTAAAATGGCCGTACAAGAAATTGCCAATAATG GCAAAGTATGTATTTTGGACATCGACGTCCAAGGTGTGAAGCAAATAAAATGTACAGATTTGAACGCGTGGAGTATTTTCGTAAAACCGCCTAGTTTAGATGCACTTAAAGAACGATTATTGTCTCGAAAGACGGAAACTGAGGAAAGTTTACAGAAGAGGTTAGGAATCGccgaagaagaaataaaatacgGGATAACGCCGGGTAATTTCGATTTGGTTATAGTCAATGACGATTTCGAAAGGGCTTACAAGGAATTCAaagattttattgttaataacgTTTTAGTATTCAGATGTAATGTATAA
- the LOC130442129 gene encoding uncharacterized protein LOC130442129 isoform X2, with product MVSFALTKMTAVIRPLIICGPSGVGKSTLVAKILEEYPEKFGFSVSHTTRKPRPGEKDGVHYHFTTVEKMKNAIADGNFIESAVFSGNMYGTSKMAVQEIANNGKVCILDIDVQGVKQIKCTDLNAWSIFVKPPSLDALKERLLSRKTETEESLQKRLGIAEEEIKYGITPGNFDLVIVNDDFERAYKEFKDFIVNNVLVFRCNV from the exons ATGGTCTCTTTTG cTTTGACGAAGATGACGGCCGTTATTCGCCCCCTAATAATATGCGGACCATCGGGGGTAGGAAAAAGTACGCTGGTTGCGAAAATTTTGGAAGAATATCCcgaaaaatttggtttttccgtCAGCCACACGACGCGGAAACCTAGACCGGGTGAAAAAGACGGCGTTCATTACCATTTCACTACggtagaaaaaatgaaaaatgccaTAGCCGATGGCAATTTTATAGAAAGTGCAGTATTCAGTGGAAATATGTACGGTACCAGTAAAATGGCCGTACAAGAAATTGCCAATAATG GCAAAGTATGTATTTTGGACATCGACGTCCAAGGTGTGAAGCAAATAAAATGTACAGATTTGAACGCGTGGAGTATTTTCGTAAAACCGCCTAGTTTAGATGCACTTAAAGAACGATTATTGTCTCGAAAGACGGAAACTGAGGAAAGTTTACAGAAGAGGTTAGGAATCGccgaagaagaaataaaatacgGGATAACGCCGGGTAATTTCGATTTGGTTATAGTCAATGACGATTTCGAAAGGGCTTACAAGGAATTCAaagattttattgttaataacgTTTTAGTATTCAGATGTAATGTATAA
- the LOC130442129 gene encoding uncharacterized protein LOC130442129 isoform X3 has translation MTAVIRPLIICGPSGVGKSTLVAKILEEYPEKFGFSVSHTTRKPRPGEKDGVHYHFTTVEKMKNAIADGNFIESAVFSGNMYGTSKMAVQEIANNGKVCILDIDVQGVKQIKCTDLNAWSIFVKPPSLDALKERLLSRKTETEESLQKRLGIAEEEIKYGITPGNFDLVIVNDDFERAYKEFKDFIVNNVLVFRCNV, from the exons ATGACGGCCGTTATTCGCCCCCTAATAATATGCGGACCATCGGGGGTAGGAAAAAGTACGCTGGTTGCGAAAATTTTGGAAGAATATCCcgaaaaatttggtttttccgtCAGCCACACGACGCGGAAACCTAGACCGGGTGAAAAAGACGGCGTTCATTACCATTTCACTACggtagaaaaaatgaaaaatgccaTAGCCGATGGCAATTTTATAGAAAGTGCAGTATTCAGTGGAAATATGTACGGTACCAGTAAAATGGCCGTACAAGAAATTGCCAATAATG GCAAAGTATGTATTTTGGACATCGACGTCCAAGGTGTGAAGCAAATAAAATGTACAGATTTGAACGCGTGGAGTATTTTCGTAAAACCGCCTAGTTTAGATGCACTTAAAGAACGATTATTGTCTCGAAAGACGGAAACTGAGGAAAGTTTACAGAAGAGGTTAGGAATCGccgaagaagaaataaaatacgGGATAACGCCGGGTAATTTCGATTTGGTTATAGTCAATGACGATTTCGAAAGGGCTTACAAGGAATTCAaagattttattgttaataacgTTTTAGTATTCAGATGTAATGTATAA
- the LOC130442128 gene encoding beta-1,3-galactosyltransferase 5 — protein sequence MFEKRPWSKLLVLLLCLLTCIFIWHELVSYPTGIAPTTPTAYTLFTQDDTGFADRVLHLPENDYSQLIDLNFNFTMINFICNETIPLLLILVHSSPNNFAKRKTIRETWGRNDDNVKVVFMVGSVNSTQLQKRLEIENQLHKDFAQGSFIDTYRNLTYKHVMSLKYFIYHCPQAKYVLKTDDDVFVNMPTMKNFLRYDLSPHGASNGLFCTPRYNSLVLRSYRSKWRVSFAEYPDRVYPTYCPGWTILYTPDVVFGLYKEAQKTEYFWIDDIHLTGTLTQKLNFTHTDIEPLILSKNILNRIVYYSYNYSQPFIYGREDLIEKQIRGLWNYVTTREAPKYIFRDIITRTK from the coding sequence ATGTTTGAAAAAAGACCATGGTCGAAATTGTTGGTGCTTCTACTGTGCTTACTAACATGTATTTTTATATGGCACGAATTGGTAAGCTACCCAACAGGTATCGCCCCAACCACGCCTACAGCCTACACCCTCTTCACGCAGGATGACACAGGATTCGCCGACAGAGTTTTACACTTACCTGAAAACGATTACAGTCAACTAAtagatttaaatttcaattttaccaTGATTAACTTCATCTGCAACGAAACCATCCCTTTGTTATTAATATTGGTTCATTCCTCACCTAATAATTTTGCCAAAAGGAAAACTATAAGAGAGACTTGGGGAAGGAACGACGATAACGTCAAGGTGGTATTTATGGTAGGCAGCGTTAACTCGACTCAATTGCAGAAACGCTTGGAAATAGAAAATCAGTTGCACAAAGATTTCGCTCAGGGTAGTTTTATAGATACGTACAGAAATCTGACGTACAAACACGTGATgtcattgaaatatttcatatatcatTGCCCGCAGGCCAAATATGTACTTAAGACTGACGATGACGTATTTGTAAACATGccaactatgaaaaattttttgagataCGATCTATCTCCTCATGGTGCTAGCAACGGTTTGTTTTGTACGCCTAGATACAACAGTTTAGTTTTAAGATCGTACAGGTCGAAATGGAGGGTGTCGTTTGCGGAATATCCGGATAGAGTATATCCGACTTATTGCCCGGGGTGGACTATCTTGTATACCCCAGACGTTGTGTTTGGGTTGTACAAGGAAGCTCAAAAAACCGAGTATTTTTGGATCGACGACATACACCTCACGGGTACACTTACTCAGAAACTTAATTTTACTCATACTGATATTGAACCTTTAATTTTATCCAAGAATATCCTCAATAGAATCgtttattattcttataattaTTCTCAACCTTTTATATACGGAAGGGAAGatttaatagaaaaacaaattagGGGATTATGGAATTATGTTACAACGCGCGAAGCgcctaaatatatatttagagaTATTATAAcaagaactaaataa